CCAGCCCGTAAATCGTTCGATTGCCTCGCTTTATCACTTCGTCGACATCTTTGAATTTCAGAACGCTCATTACCGGGCCAAAAATCTCCTCCTTGGCAATCTTCATTTCATCATGGACGCCGCTAAAGACAGTCGGCTCGACGAAGTAGCCTTTATCGCCCTGGCGTCCGCCGCCAACTTGCAGTTTTGCTCCACCTTGTTTACCGGCTTCGACGTATCCCAGAATCCGATTCATCTGCTCCTCGGAAACTTGCGGCCCTTGCGTCGTATCGGTTTCGAAAGGATCGCCTACTTTCTGTTTCCGGGCTTTGGCGACCAGTTTTTCAACGAATTCATCGTGAATTTTTTCTTCCACGAACAAACGGCTACCCGCACAGCAGCATTGCCCCTGATTGAAAAACAGTGCGAAGTAGGCGCCGTCCACTGCGGCATCCAGATCGGCATCGGCGAAAATCACGTTGGGCGACTTGCCCCCCAATTCGAGACTGCAGCGCTTCAGGTTGCTGTTGGCCGCCGCGGTAAGCACTATCTGCCCAGTTCGGGTCTCGCCGGTGAAGGCGATCTTGTCGACGTCCATGTGCTCGGAGAGGGCTGCACCGGCCGTCGGACCATAACCCGGTACGACGTTAATCACGCCGGGAGGAAAGCCCACATCGGCACAAAGTTGAGTCACTCTCAAAGCGCTGAGCGGCGTCTGTTCCGCCGGTTTCAGCACGAGTGTATTTCCGCAAGCCAAAGCAGGCCCCCACTTCCAGGCCTGCATCAGGAGCGGGAAGTTCCAGGGGATAATCTGGCCGACCACGCCGATAGCTTCCCGACGGGTGAAACAGGAAAACGGACCTTCGATGGGAATCGTCTTTCCGTGAATCTTGTCTGCCCAGCCAGCGTAATAGCGGTAGCACTTGATTACCAATCCCACATCGCCGAGGGCATCCTTGAATGGCTTGCCATTATCGAGCGATTCCAGACCGGCCAGTTCTTCGGCGTGCTTTTCGATGGCACCGGCCAGTTTGTAGATCAATCTGCCCCTTTCGGCCGAACTCATTCGCGGCCAGGGACCTCCCTCAAAAGCCCGGCGAGCCGCTTTGACGGCCATTTCGATATCGGCCTTGTCCCCTTCGGAGACCTGGCACAGAACTTCACCGGTGCTGGGGTTCACCGTGGGGAACGTTTTCCCCGAAACGGAGTTGACCCACATCCCATCGATAAAAAGTTGTTTATTCGTGATTTGGGGAGGTTGGATGCGTTTCGCACTGCTCATCGTAGTCATAAATAGCCTTTGAAACTGAGAGAGGAAGTTCCCAATTTCGCCATTGTCCGCCCGGACGAATTGAAGTCAAGCGGATATCGCCGTAAATCAAGAATAACAGAACGGAGCATTCTCTTGCATTACTTTCCAGATTCCGCCCTCTTCGGCGAGTTGGCCCAAAACCATAAAGTGGTTCCGGTTTATCGGCAATTGCTGGGGGACACGCTCACTCCCGTCAGTGCCTTTCAGAAACTCAAAGGCAGCGGCCCCGGCTTCCTTTTTGAAAGTGTGATCGGCGGGGAACGTCTGGGCAGATTCAGCTTTCTCGGTGTGAATCCCTTTTTACGCTTCCGCGCCTTCCGTAATCAGATTCAGATCAGCGATTCGACCGGAAAGGTAATCAGCCAGACCGAATCGCAAGATCCCACGAAGGACTTGCAAACGAAAATTGCTGAAATGCAAGTCGCCACGGTTCCCGGACTGCCCCGTTTCTGCGGCGGCGCCGTGGGCTACGCTGCATACGACACGATCCGCTACGTGGAACACCTTCCCAATGCTCCTACCGATGATCGAAAGCTGCCCGATTTGAATTTCGATTTTTACGACAGAATGGTCATCTTCGATCACATCAACAAGACCATCCTGGTTGTGGTACACGTCCAGGTGGACGGCAAGGATGTCTCGGCAAGCTACGAAAAAGCTTGCCGGGATGTGGATGATATAGTTCACCAGTTGGAACAACCCGCCAAGCATGCGGAGTTGCGCGACATTCATCGAGGTGGTGTTGCCAAGATACCCTTTGAATCCAATTTCACCAAAGCCGGATATGAAGCGGCCGTGCGAAAATGTCAGGAGTACATTTTCGCTGGAGACATTTTTCAAGTGGTCCTGAGCCAGCGACTTCAGGCCAAGCTGACCGCTCCTCCTTTTGAGGTCTACCGGGCTTTGAGAGTTCTAAATCCCTCTCCCTTTATGTTCTTCATCGAAACCGGAGACTGTTCCCTCGTCGGCAGTTCTCCGGAGATCATGACTCGCGTGGAAAACGGCCTGGTCACCATTCGCCCCTTAGCCGGTACTCGACCGCGCGGTAAGACTCCCGAAGAGGATCGCCAGTTGGAAATCGATTTGCTGGCCGATCCGAAAGAGCGAGCCGAGCATATCATGCTCGTCGATCTGGGTCGCA
The genomic region above belongs to Telmatocola sphagniphila and contains:
- a CDS encoding aldehyde dehydrogenase family protein; translated protein: MTTMSSAKRIQPPQITNKQLFIDGMWVNSVSGKTFPTVNPSTGEVLCQVSEGDKADIEMAVKAARRAFEGGPWPRMSSAERGRLIYKLAGAIEKHAEELAGLESLDNGKPFKDALGDVGLVIKCYRYYAGWADKIHGKTIPIEGPFSCFTRREAIGVVGQIIPWNFPLLMQAWKWGPALACGNTLVLKPAEQTPLSALRVTQLCADVGFPPGVINVVPGYGPTAGAALSEHMDVDKIAFTGETRTGQIVLTAAANSNLKRCSLELGGKSPNVIFADADLDAAVDGAYFALFFNQGQCCCAGSRLFVEEKIHDEFVEKLVAKARKQKVGDPFETDTTQGPQVSEEQMNRILGYVEAGKQGGAKLQVGGGRQGDKGYFVEPTVFSGVHDEMKIAKEEIFGPVMSVLKFKDVDEVIKRGNRTIYGLAAAVWTKDIQKAFALANGLRAGTVWVNCYDVFDAAAPFGGYKMSGLGRELGEYALDLYTEVKTVTIAI
- the trpE gene encoding anthranilate synthase component I, with product MHYFPDSALFGELAQNHKVVPVYRQLLGDTLTPVSAFQKLKGSGPGFLFESVIGGERLGRFSFLGVNPFLRFRAFRNQIQISDSTGKVISQTESQDPTKDLQTKIAEMQVATVPGLPRFCGGAVGYAAYDTIRYVEHLPNAPTDDRKLPDLNFDFYDRMVIFDHINKTILVVVHVQVDGKDVSASYEKACRDVDDIVHQLEQPAKHAELRDIHRGGVAKIPFESNFTKAGYEAAVRKCQEYIFAGDIFQVVLSQRLQAKLTAPPFEVYRALRVLNPSPFMFFIETGDCSLVGSSPEIMTRVENGLVTIRPLAGTRPRGKTPEEDRQLEIDLLADPKERAEHIMLVDLGRNDVGRISKFGSVRLQDLLVVERYSHVMHISSTVVGQLQDGLTSFDALRSCLPAGTLSGAPKVRAMEIIDELEPHRRGPYGGAVGYVDFSGNMDTCIALRTMVIQGEIAYVQAGAGIVADSDPATEYQESLNKAMALLRALEVAKSEDRR